One window of Halorubrum sp. CBA1229 genomic DNA carries:
- a CDS encoding type II CAAX endopeptidase family protein produces the protein MTNSQTSWIDTHPVAAFFVGAYAFTWIISAPAAFMEESWAPWILIYFGSFGPPVSAAVVTWLRGDDVRTWARQIVRWNVGWPWWVAAFGIPIGIVAITTIILATIGGPVDLNQPLQSPVLIAIVFIFGLTVSGGLNEEPGWRGFAQPHLNERYSALTASLIIGVVWAGWHLPYFLIPITPHSDFTLANQIGWFASIVLLSVILACAYNNTGSVLIVMVLHAMVNTADILLPLAPDVLIVDGVIDETAVATVTATQVLVTLLVVLAIVGYFGRESLAHGDIPGVAYLRGE, from the coding sequence ATGACGAACAGTCAGACTTCGTGGATCGATACTCATCCAGTCGCAGCGTTCTTCGTGGGTGCATACGCTTTCACGTGGATCATCTCAGCTCCGGCCGCGTTCATGGAAGAGAGCTGGGCTCCATGGATACTCATCTATTTTGGTAGCTTCGGCCCGCCGGTGAGTGCCGCGGTAGTGACATGGCTGCGAGGAGACGATGTCCGAACGTGGGCCCGTCAGATCGTCCGGTGGAACGTCGGCTGGCCGTGGTGGGTGGCCGCCTTTGGAATCCCGATCGGCATCGTGGCGATCACTACTATCATTCTTGCGACGATCGGCGGTCCGGTTGATCTCAACCAACCCTTACAGTCACCTGTTCTGATCGCCATCGTCTTCATATTCGGACTCACAGTCAGCGGCGGGTTAAACGAAGAACCGGGGTGGCGAGGATTCGCGCAGCCCCACCTGAACGAGCGATATAGTGCCTTGACAGCGAGTCTCATTATTGGTGTGGTCTGGGCGGGGTGGCATCTCCCGTACTTCCTCATCCCCATCACCCCTCATTCCGATTTCACGCTTGCCAATCAGATCGGATGGTTCGCCAGTATCGTCCTCCTGTCGGTCATTCTCGCGTGTGCCTACAACAACACGGGTAGCGTGCTTATCGTGATGGTTCTCCACGCAATGGTGAACACCGCCGATATCCTCCTCCCGTTGGCCCCAGATGTGCTCATCGTCGACGGCGTCATCGACGAGACCGCCGTCGCAACGGTCACGGCAACTCAAGTTCTGGTCACGCTGCTCGTTGTTCTCGCTATCGTCGGGTACTTCGGCCGAGAATCACTCGCACACGGGGATATCCCGGGGGTAGCCTACCTCAGAGGAGAATGA
- a CDS encoding DUF3267 domain-containing protein, whose amino-acid sequence MTPQANDQLLAEFGVSRQLVLQWTVVSIFGVLVSLVGFLLVYYLATGDAGVTEFGFDAAAGWWNLGLTFLFAVGSMVLVIVLHELCHGAAIRAFGGTARYGLGVVYAVFPYAFATTDTRFTRNQFLVVALAPLVLLTLLGVPAMVLFEWPWLAVPLALNAGGAVGDVWMALTLLSYPAGVSVIDSETGLEVYGPPGLERWETAPATVVWDLVVGTAGGVLALSVAIGIVVPLALAAIGVDSLTVGIPDTLLFVFGFRRPPDGGVEFSMGSGVFLVGGAVGIVYAYVRARRRSG is encoded by the coding sequence ATGACCCCACAGGCGAACGACCAACTACTGGCGGAGTTCGGCGTGTCGCGCCAGCTCGTGCTTCAGTGGACCGTTGTGAGTATCTTCGGCGTGCTCGTCTCGCTCGTTGGCTTTCTGCTCGTGTACTACCTCGCGACGGGTGACGCCGGCGTCACCGAGTTCGGCTTCGACGCGGCCGCCGGCTGGTGGAACCTCGGACTCACGTTCCTGTTCGCCGTGGGCTCGATGGTGCTCGTGATCGTTCTTCACGAACTCTGTCACGGGGCGGCGATCCGCGCGTTCGGTGGGACGGCACGGTACGGGCTCGGTGTCGTCTACGCCGTCTTTCCGTACGCGTTCGCAACAACCGACACCCGGTTTACTCGCAACCAGTTTCTCGTCGTTGCACTCGCACCGCTGGTCCTGTTGACTCTCCTCGGTGTCCCCGCGATGGTCCTGTTCGAGTGGCCGTGGCTCGCCGTCCCGCTGGCGTTGAACGCCGGTGGCGCGGTCGGTGACGTTTGGATGGCGCTGACGCTGTTGAGCTATCCAGCCGGCGTCTCCGTCATCGACAGCGAAACAGGTCTCGAAGTGTACGGACCACCCGGGCTCGAACGCTGGGAGACCGCTCCGGCAACCGTCGTGTGGGACCTCGTCGTCGGAACTGCCGGTGGCGTGTTGGCGCTCTCCGTCGCGATCGGGATCGTCGTCCCGCTCGCGTTAGCGGCGATCGGAGTCGATTCACTGACGGTCGGGATCCCCGACACGCTGCTGTTCGTGTTCGGCTTCCGTCGGCCGCCGGACGGTGGCGTCGAGTTCTCGATGGGCTCCGGTGTGTTTCTCGTCGGGGGCGCAGTCGGCATCGTCTACGCATACGTCCGGGCTCGGCGACGGTCCGGATGA
- a CDS encoding CPBP family intramembrane glutamic endopeptidase, translating to MNNESSGWGSAARGAVALYVLGMIGVAALAIYSVPSLRSIPELAVLSYPTLVLIAAANSTILLAVFVALGAATAPRTGLHSHVFAWASGGTPDWDAYRRALPLAVGLGAGLFGLVTVLDVAFTPFTELESVNPAGDAAALEDLFASIPMRLLYGGITEEILLRWGVMAPIVFVLWWVRNRVGERMEEPPAAVLWVAILASAVAFGLGHLPALASTFDLTPALVVRTVLLNTIVGVALGWLFWRRSLETAMVAHAAFHVVLVGVSVVAMLLF from the coding sequence ATGAACAACGAATCATCGGGGTGGGGTTCCGCCGCCCGTGGCGCAGTCGCGCTGTACGTCCTCGGGATGATCGGCGTCGCCGCGCTTGCGATCTACTCCGTACCGTCTCTCCGATCGATCCCCGAACTGGCGGTCCTGTCGTATCCGACGCTCGTGTTAATCGCGGCTGCGAACTCGACGATACTCCTCGCCGTGTTTGTGGCTCTCGGTGCGGCGACGGCTCCCCGGACGGGGCTACACTCACACGTCTTTGCGTGGGCGTCCGGCGGCACTCCGGACTGGGACGCGTATCGACGAGCACTGCCGCTCGCGGTCGGGTTGGGTGCTGGACTATTCGGTCTGGTCACCGTCCTCGACGTCGCGTTCACCCCGTTTACGGAACTCGAATCAGTCAACCCCGCCGGGGATGCGGCGGCGCTCGAGGATCTGTTCGCGTCGATTCCGATGCGACTCCTCTACGGCGGGATCACAGAGGAGATCCTCCTCCGGTGGGGCGTCATGGCTCCGATCGTGTTCGTCCTCTGGTGGGTTCGAAACCGGGTCGGTGAACGGATGGAGGAGCCGCCCGCGGCGGTACTGTGGGTTGCGATCCTCGCCAGTGCGGTCGCGTTCGGCCTTGGTCACCTGCCCGCGCTCGCGTCGACGTTCGATCTCACGCCCGCACTGGTCGTCCGAACCGTCCTGTTGAACACGATCGTTGGCGTGGCGCTCGGCTGGCTGTTCTGGCGTCGGTCGCTGGAGACGGCAATGGTCGCCCACGCCGCATTTCACGTCGTTCTCGTCGGAGTGTCCGTGGTCGCGATGCTACTGTTCTAG
- a CDS encoding universal stress protein has protein sequence MPDNVLIAFDGSPLSERALTYAIENFAEATLTTIYVINPIDSVIDVEAGGLPVAEDWYDNARDRATRIHTTATDLAGEHNLELNTVTEVGRPARGILEYAADHGIDQIVMGSHGRSGIDRTLLGSVAETVTRRARIPVTIIG, from the coding sequence ATGCCTGACAACGTTCTCATCGCCTTCGACGGTTCACCGCTTTCAGAGCGTGCGCTTACGTACGCTATCGAGAACTTCGCGGAGGCAACCCTCACCACGATATACGTCATTAATCCGATTGACTCGGTTATCGACGTGGAGGCCGGCGGCTTACCAGTCGCTGAAGACTGGTACGATAATGCCCGAGATCGCGCAACCAGAATCCACACGACGGCCACAGATCTCGCTGGAGAACACAATCTCGAACTCAATACTGTCACAGAAGTTGGTAGGCCCGCACGCGGGATCCTCGAATATGCCGCCGACCACGGGATAGATCAGATTGTAATGGGAAGCCACGGCCGCTCAGGCATCGATCGTACGCTCCTCGGCAGCGTTGCCGAGACTGTCACCCGCCGAGCACGGATCCCGGTAACGATCATCGGATGA
- a CDS encoding heavy metal translocating P-type ATPase: MAVSESPPLSTCTVRIERRGGRGEAGARALERHLQGLSGIHDVAVSFRTGSATITYDEAITSAEAIREAVRDRNVSIRDGSETDTDDVSTRSELRGEAMFVGLTLLGMVIGLVTGWLAGPSLLRWTGYGVAYVFGGWYGLKGAIETLRHRAVDIDLLMIVAALGALSIGAPFEGAMLLFLFSLSNTLQHYAIGRSRRAIKSLIEMRPDEAQVLRNGEEITVPIADVAVGDVFVVRPGDRIPLDGIVTSGEGTVDQASLTGESVPVPKESGDEVFGGTINESGSLEIEVTRQAHESAISRLINMVENAQSEKAPTQRLIDRLEQPYVLGVFALTIAAIAIPLALGSEFTSTFYRAMTLMVAASPCAVIISTPAAVLSAIASGGRQGVLFKGGEHVETAANIDAVAFDKTGTLTRGETQLTDVFVRDGLADESLTADELLSLAAAVQARSEHHLARATVTEADDRGLDVPDGRRFQSEAGKGVCAEVEDGTIHIGNRSYVETVLEDVVIEGLEPGLDRLQSLEAEGKTSVLVVREHGDDVTVLGWLAFTDTVRPGAVEMIEELRSLGVEHIVMLTGDNERVAQQIADEVGIDEVQAELLPEEKVATIEELVERHENVAMVGDGVNDAPALATATLGIAMGGAGTDVALETADVVLMGDDIGKIPYVLGLGRRTRRTLIVNLAIAFGAIALMVGTILLRGIPLPLAVVGHEGSTVLVSLNGLRLLGFRR; encoded by the coding sequence GTGGCTGTTTCTGAATCTCCCCCACTTTCAACGTGTACCGTCCGCATCGAACGACGGGGTGGCCGTGGCGAAGCGGGCGCTCGGGCACTCGAACGACACCTCCAGGGTCTCTCCGGCATCCACGACGTGGCTGTCTCCTTCCGAACGGGGAGCGCTACGATCACCTATGATGAAGCAATCACATCCGCGGAAGCGATTCGAGAGGCTGTCCGCGACCGGAACGTCTCGATCCGAGACGGCTCTGAGACGGACACGGACGACGTGAGCACGCGGTCAGAACTCAGAGGGGAAGCGATGTTCGTCGGGCTGACGCTGCTCGGGATGGTGATCGGTCTGGTGACGGGATGGCTCGCCGGCCCATCACTCCTCAGGTGGACCGGCTATGGCGTCGCATATGTCTTCGGTGGTTGGTACGGGCTCAAAGGTGCGATCGAGACGCTCCGCCACCGTGCGGTCGATATCGACCTCCTGATGATCGTCGCGGCCCTCGGTGCGCTCTCGATCGGTGCGCCGTTCGAGGGCGCCATGCTCCTCTTCCTGTTCTCGCTGTCGAACACGCTCCAACACTACGCGATCGGGCGCTCACGCCGGGCAATCAAGTCTCTCATCGAGATGCGGCCGGACGAAGCTCAAGTGCTCCGCAACGGAGAGGAAATCACAGTTCCCATCGCCGACGTCGCTGTCGGCGACGTGTTCGTCGTCCGGCCCGGCGACCGCATCCCACTCGATGGAATCGTCACGTCGGGTGAGGGAACGGTCGATCAGGCCTCGCTCACCGGCGAGTCCGTCCCGGTGCCGAAAGAGTCCGGTGACGAGGTGTTCGGCGGGACGATCAACGAGAGCGGGAGCCTTGAGATCGAGGTCACACGGCAGGCCCACGAATCGGCGATCAGCCGTCTCATCAATATGGTCGAAAACGCGCAAAGCGAGAAGGCGCCGACACAACGGCTCATCGACCGCCTCGAACAGCCGTACGTTCTCGGCGTGTTCGCGCTCACGATCGCGGCGATCGCCATCCCGCTCGCGCTCGGAAGCGAGTTCACTAGCACGTTCTACCGCGCGATGACGCTTATGGTCGCCGCGTCGCCGTGTGCCGTCATCATCTCTACGCCGGCGGCGGTGCTATCAGCAATCGCCTCCGGTGGCCGGCAGGGCGTTCTATTCAAAGGTGGCGAACACGTCGAGACGGCCGCGAACATCGACGCGGTCGCGTTCGACAAGACGGGCACGCTCACGCGGGGCGAAACACAGCTGACGGACGTGTTCGTGCGGGACGGCCTCGCGGACGAGTCGCTGACTGCCGACGAGTTGCTCTCGCTCGCGGCCGCCGTGCAGGCCCGCTCGGAGCACCATCTCGCTCGTGCGACTGTAACGGAAGCGGACGATCGCGGACTGGACGTTCCCGATGGGCGACGGTTTCAGTCGGAGGCCGGGAAAGGCGTCTGCGCCGAGGTCGAAGACGGGACCATCCATATCGGGAATCGGAGTTACGTCGAGACTGTGCTCGAAGACGTAGTGATCGAGGGGCTCGAACCGGGTCTCGACCGGCTCCAGTCCCTTGAGGCGGAGGGGAAGACGAGCGTCCTCGTCGTACGCGAGCACGGCGACGATGTCACGGTACTGGGCTGGCTGGCGTTCACCGATACGGTCCGCCCTGGGGCTGTAGAAATGATCGAGGAGCTCCGGTCGCTTGGCGTGGAGCACATCGTCATGCTGACCGGCGACAACGAACGCGTCGCACAGCAAATCGCCGACGAAGTCGGTATCGACGAGGTGCAGGCGGAACTACTGCCGGAAGAGAAGGTCGCAACTATTGAAGAGCTGGTCGAGCGACACGAGAACGTGGCGATGGTGGGTGACGGCGTGAACGACGCACCGGCACTGGCGACGGCGACGCTCGGAATCGCCATGGGTGGCGCCGGGACTGACGTTGCACTCGAAACGGCTGACGTCGTCCTGATGGGCGACGACATCGGGAAGATTCCCTACGTGCTCGGACTCGGTCGCCGAACGCGCCGGACGCTGATAGTCAACCTCGCAATCGCCTTTGGTGCGATTGCGCTAATGGTTGGCACGATTCTGTTACGAGGTATCCCCTTACCGCTGGCCGTGGTCGGCCACGAGGGTTCGACGGTCCTTGTGTCCCTGAACGGGCTTCGATTACTCGGATTCCGCAGATAA
- a CDS encoding SHOCT domain-containing protein: MPTNSDDTRLVTLLLVIIGAVFIVPLFFMGFGMMGFGPMMGGTWGGHMWGDGTMPGWMFIVGIVMQLLFLAALVGGGYLIYRAITGSESSSNQALEELRLAYARGDLTDEEYEQRREALERDT; this comes from the coding sequence ATGCCGACAAATTCAGACGACACGCGACTTGTCACGCTCCTTCTCGTTATCATCGGCGCCGTATTCATCGTCCCGTTGTTCTTCATGGGCTTCGGAATGATGGGGTTCGGTCCGATGATGGGTGGTACGTGGGGCGGTCATATGTGGGGCGACGGGACGATGCCTGGCTGGATGTTCATCGTCGGCATCGTGATGCAGTTACTGTTCCTCGCCGCCCTCGTCGGCGGTGGCTACCTCATCTACCGCGCGATTACGGGAAGTGAGAGTAGCTCAAACCAAGCCCTCGAGGAGCTCCGGCTCGCCTACGCCCGCGGTGATCTGACCGACGAGGAATACGAACAGCGACGCGAAGCACTCGAACGAGATACCTAG
- a CDS encoding permease — MQVTMVEGIFEALRIGVGFLWTAAWAIIMGLTITSLVQVYVSKERMAQVLGDGDLSGLTKATAFGAASSGCSFGAVAIGKGLFKKGAHAVNFLAFMFASTNLIVELGLMILILLGWEFLVAELLGGLILIAVMAVIVHFTLPENLFDEVRETLNERDRETGVTEDPTCGMEGKDEYTLTTDGGETLKFCSEGCMETYRQETSSRGGWRDELLSWGGWYKVGNQYRKEWSMIWKDIVAGFLISGFVIVFVPQWVWNTLFIQGDGLLVTAENAIMGVTVAVLSFVGSMGNVPFAVALWGGGVSFAGIIAFVYADLITIPVLNVYRKYYGWKIMLYILGVFFVTMAFTGFLMELLFDALGIVPDLAGGETATEQTYFKLNYTFYLNLIAFALSGFLLYVYRRGLGAPGQYRDPVCGMRTDDSEPSATHDGETYYFCSQTCKETFEKDPDEFAHQHPEAGASQDHDHH; from the coding sequence ATGCAGGTGACGATGGTTGAGGGTATCTTCGAAGCCCTCCGAATCGGTGTCGGGTTCCTCTGGACGGCGGCGTGGGCGATCATTATGGGCCTCACGATCACGAGTCTCGTCCAGGTCTACGTCTCCAAGGAGCGAATGGCACAGGTGCTGGGCGACGGTGATCTGAGTGGGCTCACCAAGGCGACCGCGTTCGGCGCGGCGAGCAGCGGCTGCAGTTTCGGCGCTGTCGCTATCGGGAAGGGACTGTTCAAGAAGGGAGCACACGCGGTCAACTTTCTCGCGTTTATGTTCGCGTCGACGAATCTCATCGTCGAGCTCGGATTGATGATTCTGATTCTGCTTGGTTGGGAGTTCCTAGTCGCAGAGTTACTCGGTGGACTCATTCTCATCGCTGTGATGGCAGTAATCGTCCACTTCACGCTCCCGGAGAATCTCTTCGACGAGGTCCGGGAGACGCTCAACGAGCGCGACCGTGAGACGGGTGTCACCGAAGACCCGACCTGCGGGATGGAAGGCAAAGACGAGTATACGCTCACGACCGACGGCGGTGAGACGCTCAAATTCTGCTCGGAGGGCTGTATGGAGACCTACCGCCAGGAGACGTCGAGTCGCGGCGGGTGGCGTGACGAGTTGTTGTCGTGGGGTGGCTGGTACAAAGTCGGGAATCAGTACCGCAAGGAGTGGTCGATGATCTGGAAGGACATCGTCGCTGGCTTCCTTATTTCTGGGTTCGTCATCGTCTTCGTCCCGCAGTGGGTGTGGAACACGCTGTTCATTCAGGGCGACGGCCTGCTCGTGACTGCCGAGAACGCGATTATGGGTGTCACCGTCGCCGTCCTCAGTTTCGTTGGCAGTATGGGTAATGTCCCGTTCGCCGTCGCGCTGTGGGGCGGTGGCGTCAGCTTCGCCGGGATCATCGCGTTCGTCTACGCCGACCTCATCACGATTCCCGTGCTGAACGTCTACCGGAAGTACTACGGCTGGAAGATCATGCTGTACATCCTCGGCGTCTTTTTCGTGACGATGGCGTTCACCGGCTTCCTCATGGAGCTGCTGTTCGACGCGCTGGGAATCGTTCCGGATCTGGCGGGCGGCGAGACGGCGACCGAGCAGACGTACTTCAAACTCAACTACACGTTCTATCTCAACCTCATCGCGTTCGCGCTCTCCGGGTTCCTGCTGTATGTTTATCGTCGCGGTCTCGGTGCGCCCGGCCAGTACCGCGACCCCGTCTGTGGGATGCGGACTGACGATAGCGAGCCATCGGCGACGCACGACGGCGAGACGTACTACTTCTGCTCGCAGACCTGTAAGGAGACGTTCGAAAAGGACCCAGATGAATTCGCCCATCAACACCCAGAGGCGGGAGCGTCTCAGGATCATGACCACCATTGA
- a CDS encoding MarR family transcriptional regulator: MNRRRADTVAGALVAAVLIVGGVLTWQAYQQQQAFEQMGSMMGTSMGAVHGTNPLLYVLGTLLVSAVVGGGYLVVRDEFTTTEVADRSQTGMANQTDSESIESQDWPVQPEGKINPESQPQARVLDLLPDDERRILEPVLSSPGITQIELRDRSNFSKSKVSQTVSALEKRGLLYRERQGRTYRIYPSDDLQQKQAN; this comes from the coding sequence ATGAATCGACGGCGAGCCGATACCGTAGCCGGTGCCTTGGTCGCTGCCGTCCTCATAGTCGGTGGTGTGCTCACCTGGCAAGCGTACCAGCAACAGCAGGCCTTCGAGCAGATGGGCTCGATGATGGGTACGTCGATGGGTGCGGTTCACGGAACGAACCCACTCTTGTACGTTCTCGGAACGCTTCTTGTTTCGGCTGTCGTTGGTGGGGGCTATCTCGTGGTTCGGGACGAGTTCACTACCACAGAGGTAGCCGATCGCTCACAGACTGGCATGGCGAATCAAACCGATTCTGAGAGTATCGAATCGCAGGATTGGCCCGTTCAACCAGAGGGAAAAATCAATCCGGAGTCCCAGCCACAGGCTCGCGTATTGGACCTCTTGCCGGATGATGAACGCCGAATTCTCGAACCGGTCCTCTCGTCGCCCGGTATCACACAGATCGAACTCCGGGATCGCTCGAACTTCTCGAAAAGCAAGGTCAGTCAGACGGTGAGTGCCCTCGAGAAGCGCGGCTTACTGTACCGCGAGCGACAAGGGCGAACGTATCGCATCTATCCGAGCGACGACTTACAACAGAAACAGGCGAACTAG
- a CDS encoding multicopper oxidase family protein, giving the protein MTSSGLSRRKLLQLSGISTLGALAGCASPLPGTDDGGGRAVTPRPTVTADPDTSVSLTATSGTIRPASDTSTTTWLYDGQYPGPELRVQEGDVLSVELANDLQEETTIHWHGIPVANPVDGVPNVTQEPVASGDTFTYKFRAEPAGTYFYHSHVGLQLDRGLLGPLIVEERDPHVEYDREYVVVLDDYLSGEPRLPSDGGMGGGGMGGMMGDVRPPYEGLLINGQLPENPPTFDVTEGDRIRFRFVNAGSATVFGVRIAGHEMSVTHADGQPVEPVEADSFVFGAGERYDVVVEATNPGRWFVQANALDGNEPPARAVVEYESTDGSSTPQPPSSSSNRLEYGDLQALSSLDGVSGDPDRTFDLTLSRGRNQSYTWTIDGQAYPDADPLQIRPGEHVRIRMTNQSPVIHPMHLHGHFFQVGNAIKDTVMVPGHRGQVTLDFHADNPGRWLFHCHNLYHLDAGMARVMEYVE; this is encoded by the coding sequence ATGACCTCCTCGGGACTTTCTCGCCGTAAACTCCTCCAATTATCGGGGATCTCGACTCTCGGAGCGCTTGCGGGGTGTGCCAGTCCGCTACCAGGCACCGACGATGGTGGGGGTCGTGCGGTGACCCCTCGTCCAACTGTCACAGCTGATCCAGATACATCGGTCAGCCTCACTGCGACGTCTGGGACCATTCGACCAGCTTCGGATACGTCGACGACTACGTGGCTATACGATGGACAGTATCCGGGCCCAGAGTTGCGCGTGCAGGAGGGTGACGTGCTCAGCGTAGAACTGGCTAATGACCTGCAGGAGGAGACGACGATTCACTGGCACGGGATTCCTGTTGCGAATCCGGTCGACGGCGTCCCGAACGTGACGCAAGAGCCGGTTGCATCCGGTGATACATTCACATACAAGTTCCGTGCTGAACCCGCTGGGACGTATTTTTACCACAGCCACGTCGGACTCCAACTCGATCGTGGATTACTCGGCCCTCTGATCGTTGAAGAACGTGACCCACACGTCGAGTACGACCGCGAGTACGTCGTCGTGCTCGACGATTACCTCTCTGGAGAACCTCGTCTTCCGTCGGACGGTGGGATGGGTGGCGGTGGAATGGGTGGAATGATGGGAGACGTTCGACCGCCATACGAGGGGCTTTTGATCAACGGTCAACTGCCCGAGAATCCCCCGACGTTCGACGTAACGGAGGGCGATCGGATTCGCTTTCGGTTCGTGAATGCCGGCAGTGCGACAGTCTTCGGTGTGCGAATCGCTGGACACGAGATGTCGGTGACCCACGCCGATGGCCAGCCCGTCGAACCGGTTGAGGCCGACTCGTTCGTTTTTGGTGCTGGTGAACGGTACGATGTCGTCGTGGAAGCGACGAATCCGGGGCGATGGTTCGTTCAGGCGAACGCACTCGACGGGAACGAACCACCGGCCAGAGCTGTCGTTGAGTATGAATCCACTGACGGTTCGAGCACTCCACAGCCTCCATCATCTTCGAGTAACAGATTGGAATACGGCGACCTGCAAGCACTCTCCTCGCTCGACGGTGTGAGTGGAGATCCCGACCGGACGTTCGATCTGACGCTCTCTCGCGGTAGAAACCAGTCCTACACGTGGACGATAGACGGACAAGCCTATCCGGATGCCGACCCGCTTCAGATTCGGCCTGGGGAACACGTCCGAATTCGGATGACCAATCAGAGCCCGGTCATCCATCCGATGCACCTTCACGGCCACTTCTTCCAGGTCGGCAACGCGATCAAAGACACGGTTATGGTCCCTGGACATCGAGGACAGGTGACACTGGACTTCCACGCGGATAACCCCGGTCGGTGGTTGTTCCACTGTCACAATCTGTACCACCTCGATGCGGGGATGGCGCGTGTTATGGAATACGTCGAATGA
- a CDS encoding SHOCT domain-containing protein, producing MTQLTTHLGRTARRLAILAIPLLVAATGTAAAHGGGSYGGGMMGGSGWGLFGGAMGLWGLLWMGLLIAVPLYLVYALLNRGSGGNDEQSLSVLRERYARGEIDDDEFERRRKQLERTG from the coding sequence ATGACGCAACTTACCACTCATCTCGGACGCACTGCTCGCCGCCTCGCGATCCTCGCCATCCCGCTGCTGGTCGCGGCGACTGGAACGGCTGCCGCCCACGGCGGCGGGAGCTATGGCGGCGGGATGATGGGCGGAAGCGGCTGGGGCCTCTTCGGCGGAGCGATGGGGCTCTGGGGACTCCTCTGGATGGGACTCCTCATCGCCGTTCCGCTCTACCTCGTCTATGCGCTCCTCAACCGAGGATCCGGTGGGAACGATGAGCAGTCGTTGTCGGTTCTACGCGAGCGGTACGCCCGTGGCGAGATCGACGACGATGAATTCGAACGGCGGCGAAAACAGCTCGAACGTACCGGATGA
- a CDS encoding DUF302 domain-containing protein, translated as MEYTIQTTVTGEFDDVVDATNAALTDEGFGVLCDIDIQATLKEKLGEEFRQYRILGACNPPLAYEGLTEEIELGALLPCNVIVYETDDGDIVVSAVDPEQLVGIADNDALDPIATEVTERFDRVLAAVRDEFDPASEA; from the coding sequence ATGGAATACACAATACAGACCACAGTCACTGGCGAATTCGACGACGTCGTTGATGCAACGAACGCTGCACTCACGGACGAGGGATTCGGTGTCCTCTGTGATATCGACATTCAGGCGACACTCAAGGAGAAGCTTGGCGAAGAGTTCCGTCAGTATCGCATCCTCGGTGCGTGTAACCCTCCGCTAGCATACGAAGGGTTAACCGAGGAAATCGAGCTTGGTGCGCTCTTGCCCTGTAACGTCATCGTCTATGAGACTGATGACGGCGACATCGTGGTGAGTGCGGTCGATCCGGAGCAGTTGGTCGGGATTGCTGATAACGACGCGCTTGATCCCATCGCAACCGAGGTCACCGAGCGATTTGATCGTGTACTGGCAGCTGTTAGAGACGAGTTCGACCCCGCGTCGGAGGCCTGA
- a CDS encoding SHOCT domain-containing protein — protein sequence MASSNQLDTTTILLLILGAFILLPLLMMGMGFGGMMGYGGMMGQYGSTGGWWPVIGMLVPLVFFVALLGGGFLLFRRVSETQTSHNPAMEELRLAYARGDLTDEEFESRRKKLEQSE from the coding sequence ATGGCTTCATCGAATCAACTGGACACAACGACGATACTGCTACTGATCCTCGGAGCGTTCATCCTCCTTCCGTTGCTCATGATGGGGATGGGCTTCGGCGGGATGATGGGATACGGGGGAATGATGGGCCAGTACGGTAGTACCGGCGGCTGGTGGCCCGTCATCGGAATGCTTGTGCCACTCGTTTTCTTCGTTGCGCTTCTCGGCGGTGGCTTCCTCCTCTTCAGACGGGTGAGCGAAACACAAACGTCCCACAATCCCGCGATGGAAGAATTACGTCTGGCGTACGCCCGTGGCGATCTCACGGACGAAGAGTTCGAATCCCGCCGAAAGAAGCTCGAACAATCAGAGTGA
- a CDS encoding cation transporter — MTTTITVEGMSCGHCEQTVEEALQDVSGVADVTVDRESEQASVDGEVDVTALVEAVEDAGYTAHA; from the coding sequence ATGACGACAACCATCACCGTGGAAGGAATGTCGTGCGGTCACTGTGAGCAGACGGTCGAAGAGGCGCTCCAAGATGTCTCCGGCGTGGCTGACGTGACCGTTGACAGGGAGAGTGAACAGGCGAGCGTCGATGGTGAGGTAGACGTCACGGCTCTCGTGGAGGCCGTCGAAGACGCAGGGTACACCGCTCACGCCTAA